From Cygnus atratus isolate AKBS03 ecotype Queensland, Australia chromosome 1, CAtr_DNAZoo_HiC_assembly, whole genome shotgun sequence, the proteins below share one genomic window:
- the LOC118253554 gene encoding lysozyme g-like produces the protein MVPALLLLGLSALIAPSASYSCYGDINALQAPTISCTAVRAPDCGIAALRRTADADIIRLRKYEIPIKRVARNLCLDPALIAAIISQESRAGLLLDNGWDQAQQRFGLMQIDRRYHQPYGTWDSEEHINQCSTMLVLGINEMRARHPTWTWDQQLRGGICIYRARIGNVQVYDEDPCGRDNYYVNSVIGRAQYFKRHGF, from the exons ATGGTCCCCGCGCTGCTCTTGCTGGGCCTTTCGGCCCTGATCG ctccGTCTGCGAGTTACAGTTGCTATGGCGATATAAATGCTCTTCAAGCCCCCACGATTTCCTGCACAGCCGTGAGAGCCCCAGACTGCG GCATTGCTGCTCTGAGGAGGACAGCGGATGCGGACATCATTCGCCTGAGGAAATACGAGATCCCCATTAAGAGAGTCGCCAGAAACCTGTGCTTGGACCCGGCGCTCATTGCCGCCATCATCTCGCAGGAGAGCCGCGCTGGCCTGCTGCTGGACAATGGCTGGGACCAGGCGCAGCAGAGGTTCGGCCTGATGCAG ATCGACAGGCGCTACCACCAGCCTTACGGGACGTGGGACAGTGAGGAACACATCAACCAGTGTTCGACCATGCTGGTGCTTGGGATCAATGAAATGCGGGCGAGGCACCCTACCTGGACCTGGGACCAGCAGCTGAGAG GGGGAATCTGCATCTACCGTGCAAGAATCGGCAACGTCCAGGTCTACGATGAAGACCCCTGCGGCAGAGACAACTACTACGTCAACAGCGTGATCGGGCGGGCCCAGTACTTCAAGAGGCATGGGTTCTAG